One window from the genome of Oryza glaberrima chromosome 3, OglaRS2, whole genome shotgun sequence encodes:
- the LOC127765883 gene encoding tyrosine N-monooxygenase-like, producing MSEAMAVTMPPMRAPALVAMLVVVLVALVRRRRHRSKGAGGRLESLPPGPVGLPVIGNMHQMLVNKPVFRWVHRLLADAGGEIVCVRLGPVHVVAVTSPEMAREVLRKNDAVFADRPTTFAAESFSVGYRSASISPHGDQWRKMRRVLTAEILSPATEHRLRGARGEEADHLVRYVLARCGRDGAAVDVRHIARHFCGNVIRRLTLGRRHFREPRADDEDAAAPGRDEAEHVDALFATLNYLDAFCVSDYFPALVGLDLDGHEKVIKKVMRTLNRLHDPVVEERVEEWRLLRKAGERRDVADFLDVLASLDDAAGRPLLTVEEIKAQTIDIMIATVDNPSNAVEWALAEMMNKPEVMRKAMDELDTVVGRDRLVQESDVRDLNYLKACIREAFRLHPYHPFNPPRVAMADTTIAGYTIPKGSQVILSRVGLGRNPRVWDDPLEFRPERHLSPYPAGGRGDAGVVALTEAELRFVSFSTGRRGCPGVSLGTLITVTLFARLLQGFEWSKPAGVERVELREEAASLVLAQPLVLQATPRLAAHLYGAGK from the exons ATGTCAGAAGCAATGGCAGTCACCATGCCACCAATGAGAGCGCCAGCTCTAGTTGCAATGCTGGTTGTTGTACTCGTCGcgttggtgcggcggcggcgtcaccggagcaagggcgccggcggccggctggAGTCGTTGCCACCGGGGCCCGTGGGTTTGCCGGTGATCGGCAACATGCACCAGATGCTCGTGAACAAGCCGGTGTTCCGGTGGGTGCACCGGCTGCTCGCGGACGCCGGCGGGGAGATCGTGTGCGTGCGCCTGGGGCCCGTGCACGTGGTCGCCGTCACGTCCCCGGAGATGGCACGGGAGGTGCTCCGCAAGAACGACGCCGTGTTCGCCGACCGGCCGACGACGTTCGCCGCCGAGTCGTTCAGCGTCGGCTACCGCAGCGCCAGCATCTCGCCGCACGGCGACCAGTGGAGGAAGATGCGGCGGGTGCTCACGGCCGAGATCCTCTCGCCGGCCACCGAACACCGCCTccgcggcgcgcggggggaggaggccgaccaCCTCGTCCGGTACGTCCTCGCGCGGTgcggccgcgacggcgccgccgtcgacgtgcGCCACATCGCCAGGCACTTCTGCGGCAACGTCATCCGCCGGCTCACCCTAGGGCGCCGCCATTTCCGCGAGCCGCGGGCGGACGACGaggacgccgcggcgcccgGGCGCGACGAGGCGGAGCACGTGGACGCGCTCTTCGCGACGCTCAACTACCTCGACGCGTTCTGCGTCTCCGACTACTTCCCGGCGCTGGTCGGCCTCGACCTGGACGGCCACGAGAAGGTCATCAAGAAGGTGATGAGGACGCTGAACAGGCTGCACGACCCCgtggtggaggagagggtggAGGAGTGGCGGCTGCTGCGGAaggccggcgagcggcgcgacGTCGCCGACTTCCTCGACGTGCTCGCCTCGCTCGACGACGCGGCGGGGCGGCCGCTGCTCACCGTGGAGGAGATCAAGGCGCAGACCATC GACATCATGATCGCCACCGTGGACAACCCATCGAACGCAGTGGAGTGGGCGCTGGCGGAGATGATGAACAAGCCGGAGGTGATGCGGAAGGCCATGGACGAGCTGGACACGGTGGTCGGCCGCGACCGGCTGGTGCAGGAGAGCGACGTCCGCGACCTCAACTACCTCAAGGCGTGCATCCGCGAGGCCTTCCGCCTGCACCCCTACCACCCCTTCAACCCGCCGCGCGTCGCCATGGCCGACACCACCATCGCCGGCTACACCATCCCCAAGGGCAGCCAGGTCATCCTCAGCCGCGTCGGGCTCGGCCGGAACCCCAGGGTGTGGGACGACCCGCTCGAGTTCCGGCCGGAGCGTCACCTGTCGCCGTACCCTGCAGGCGGCCGTGGCGACGCCGGCGTGGTGGCGCTCACGGAGGCGGAGCTGCGGTTCGTGTCGTTCAGCACCGGGAGGCGGGGGTGCCCCGGGGTGTCGCTGGGTACCCTGATCACCGTGACGCTGTTCGCGAGGCTCCTGCAGGGGTTCGAGTGGAGCAAGCCGGCCGGCGTGGAGAGGGTTGAgctgcgggaggaggcggcgagcctGGTGTTGGCTCAGCCGCTGGTTTTGCAGGCGACGCCGCGGTTGGCTGCTCACCTCTACGGCGCCGGCAAGTAG
- the LOC127766710 gene encoding RNA-binding protein L-like isoform X1 has protein sequence MMQPPPPPQWAMGPPPPPQYFQAGPPPPPPQYFQGAHPPAAMWGQPPPPQAAPPPAPAGGAAGDEVRTLWIGDLQFWMEENYLYNCFSQAGELISAKIIRNKQTGQPEGYGFIEFGSHAIAEQVLQGYNGQMMPNGNQVFKLNWATSGAGEKRGDDGSDYTIFVGDLASDVTDLILQDTFKAHYQSVKGAKVVFDRSTGRSKGYGFVKFGDLDEQTRAMTEMNGQYCSSRPMRIGPASNKKNIGGQQQPSATYQNTQGTDSDSDPNNTTVFVGGLDPSVTDEVLKQAFSPYGELVYVKIPVGKRCGFVQYSNRASAEEAIRMLNGSQLGGQSIRLSWGRSPGNKQQPQQDQNQWNAGYYGYPPQGYDPYGYARPPQDPAMYAYAAYPGYGNYQQPAPQQPPQQ, from the exons AtgatgcagccgccgccgccgccgcagtggGCAAtggggccgccgcctcctccgcagTACTTCCAGGCtggccctccgccgccgccgccacagtaCTTCCAGGGGGCGCATCCACCCGCTGCCATGTGGGGccagcccccgccgccgcaggctgcccctccgccggcgccggctggtGGCGCAGCAGGGGACGAGGTGAGGACCCTGTGGATCGGCGACCTCCAGTTCTGGATGGAAGAGAACTACCTGTACAACTGCTTCTCCCAGGCCGGCGAG CTTATCTCAGCAAAGATAATTCGGAACAAGCAAACTGGGCAACCTGAGGGTTATGGTTTCATTGAATTTGGCAGCCATGCTATAGCCGAACAAGTTCTGCAAGGCTATAATGGTCAAATGATGCCTAATGGTAATCAGGTTTTCAAATTAAATTGGGCGACAAGTGGTGCTGGCGAGAAGCGTGGAGATGATGGCTCAGATTATACTATATTTGTTGGGGATCTCGCCTCGGATGTTACAGATTTAATTCTTCAAGATACATTCAAGGCCCATTACCAATCAGTTAAGGGTGCAAAAGTTGTCTTTGACAGAAGTACTGGTCGTTCAAAAGGCTATGGATTTGTTAAGTTTGGAGATTTGGATGAACAGACACGTGCAATGACTGAAATGAATGGACAATATTGTTCTAGCAGGCCTATGCGTATTGGACCAGCATCcaacaagaaaaatataggtGGCCAACAACAACCAAGTG CTACATACCAGAATACACAAGGAACAGATTCTGATAGTGATCCAAACAATACTACT GTATTTGTTGGTGGTCTTGATCCAAGTGTGACTGATGAGGTTCTGAAACAAGCCTTCAGTCCATATGGAGAACTTGTCTACGTCAAGATACCTGTAGGAAAGCGTTGTGGATTTGTTCAATATTCCAATAG GGCTTCAGCTGAGGAGGCCATAAGGATGCTAAATGGAAGCCAATTAGGAGGTCAGAGCATAAGGCTTTCATGGGGTCGTAGCCCTGGAAACAAGCAG CAGCCTCAGCAAGACCAGAACCAATGGAATGCTGGCTATTATGGATATCCCCCCCAAGGATATGATCCATATGGTTATGCTCGGCCGCCTCAAGATCCTGCCATGTACGCTTATGCAGCATATCCTGGATACGGGAATTATCAACAACCAGCGCCACAGCAGCCCCCTCAACAG TAA
- the LOC127766710 gene encoding RNA-binding protein L-like isoform X2, whose amino-acid sequence MMQPPPPPQWAMGPPPPPQYFQAGPPPPPPQYFQGAHPPAAMWGQPPPPQAAPPPAPAGGAAGDEVRTLWIGDLQFWMEENYLYNCFSQAGELISAKIIRNKQTGQPEGYGFIEFGSHAIAEQVLQGYNGQMMPNGNQVFKLNWATSGAGEKRGDDGSDYTIFVGDLASDVTDLILQDTFKAHYQSVKGAKVVFDRSTGRSKGYGFVKFGDLDEQTRAMTEMNGQYCSSRPMRIGPASNKKNIGGQQQPSATYQNTQGTDSDSDPNNTTVFVGGLDPSVTDEVLKQAFSPYGELVYVKIPVGKRCGFVQYSNRASAEEAIRMLNGSQLGGQSIRLSWGRSPGNKQPQQDQNQWNAGYYGYPPQGYDPYGYARPPQDPAMYAYAAYPGYGNYQQPAPQQPPQQ is encoded by the exons AtgatgcagccgccgccgccgccgcagtggGCAAtggggccgccgcctcctccgcagTACTTCCAGGCtggccctccgccgccgccgccacagtaCTTCCAGGGGGCGCATCCACCCGCTGCCATGTGGGGccagcccccgccgccgcaggctgcccctccgccggcgccggctggtGGCGCAGCAGGGGACGAGGTGAGGACCCTGTGGATCGGCGACCTCCAGTTCTGGATGGAAGAGAACTACCTGTACAACTGCTTCTCCCAGGCCGGCGAG CTTATCTCAGCAAAGATAATTCGGAACAAGCAAACTGGGCAACCTGAGGGTTATGGTTTCATTGAATTTGGCAGCCATGCTATAGCCGAACAAGTTCTGCAAGGCTATAATGGTCAAATGATGCCTAATGGTAATCAGGTTTTCAAATTAAATTGGGCGACAAGTGGTGCTGGCGAGAAGCGTGGAGATGATGGCTCAGATTATACTATATTTGTTGGGGATCTCGCCTCGGATGTTACAGATTTAATTCTTCAAGATACATTCAAGGCCCATTACCAATCAGTTAAGGGTGCAAAAGTTGTCTTTGACAGAAGTACTGGTCGTTCAAAAGGCTATGGATTTGTTAAGTTTGGAGATTTGGATGAACAGACACGTGCAATGACTGAAATGAATGGACAATATTGTTCTAGCAGGCCTATGCGTATTGGACCAGCATCcaacaagaaaaatataggtGGCCAACAACAACCAAGTG CTACATACCAGAATACACAAGGAACAGATTCTGATAGTGATCCAAACAATACTACT GTATTTGTTGGTGGTCTTGATCCAAGTGTGACTGATGAGGTTCTGAAACAAGCCTTCAGTCCATATGGAGAACTTGTCTACGTCAAGATACCTGTAGGAAAGCGTTGTGGATTTGTTCAATATTCCAATAG GGCTTCAGCTGAGGAGGCCATAAGGATGCTAAATGGAAGCCAATTAGGAGGTCAGAGCATAAGGCTTTCATGGGGTCGTAGCCCTGGAAACAAGCAG CCTCAGCAAGACCAGAACCAATGGAATGCTGGCTATTATGGATATCCCCCCCAAGGATATGATCCATATGGTTATGCTCGGCCGCCTCAAGATCCTGCCATGTACGCTTATGCAGCATATCCTGGATACGGGAATTATCAACAACCAGCGCCACAGCAGCCCCCTCAACAG TAA
- the LOC127766709 gene encoding pentatricopeptide repeat-containing protein At1g09900-like, translating to MLTSSLPPPTVPGSKPRPAAATSVSTAATADAAVAGGRSGSGIGRLSALIRSLCSAGRTAEAARALADAGDAAGVVAYNAMVAGYCRAGQLAAARRLAAAVPVPPNAYTFFPVVRGLCTRGRIADALEVLDEMSFKGCAPIPPMYHVILEAACRSGGFRNSVRVLEAMHAKGCTLDTGNCNLVLNAICEQGCVDEAVGLLRKLAFFGCEADIVSYNAVLKGLCMAERWGDVEELMDEMVRVDCAPNIVTFNTLIGYLCRNGLFERVHEVLAQMSEHGCTPDIRMYATIIDGICKEGHLEVANEILNRMPSYGLKPNVVCYNTVLKGLCSAERWKEAEELLSEMFQKDCPLDDVTFNILVDFFCQNGLVDRVIELLEQMLSHGCMPDVITYTTVINGFCKEGLIDEAVMLLKSMSSCGCKPNTVSYTIVLKGLCSAGRWVDAEELMSQMIQQGCPPNPVTFNTLINFLCKKGLVEQAIELLKQMLVNGCSPDLISYSTVIDGLGKAGKTEEALELLNVMVNKGISPNTIIYSSIACALSREGRVNKVIQMFDNIKDTTIRSDAVLYNAVISSLCKRWETDRAIDFFAYMVSNGCMPNESTYTMLIKGLASEGLAKEAQELLSELCSRGALRKHLMRHFGIV from the coding sequence ATGCTCACCTCCTCGCTCCCGCCGCCCACCGTCCCGGGCTCCAAGCCCAGGCCCGCGGCGGCCACCTCCGTCtccaccgctgccaccgccgacgccgcggtcGCTGGTGgccggagcgggagcgggaTCGGCCGCCTCTCCGCGCTCATCCGCTCCCTCTGCTCCGCAGGCCGCACCGCCGAGGCCGCGCGCGCCCTGGCCGACGCGGGGGACGCTGCGGGCGTCGTCGCCTACAACGCCATGGTCGCGGGGTACTGCCGCGCaggccagctcgccgccgcgcgccgcctcgcggcCGCCGTCCCGGTCCCGCCCAACGCCTACACCTTCTTCCCCGTCGTGCGGGGGCTCTGCACGCGGGGCAGGATAGCCGACGCGCTCGAGGTGCTCGACGAAATGTCGTTCAAGGGGTGCGCGCCCATCCCGCCAATGTACCACGTCATCCTCGAGGCCGCGTGCAGGAGCGGCGGTTTCCGGAACTCGGTGAGGGTCCTCGAGGCGATGCACGCGAAGGGATGCACTCTGGACACCGGCAACTGCAATCTCGTCCTCAATGCAATCTGCGAGCAAGGGTGTGTGGACGAGGCTGTGGGGCTGCTCAGGAAGTTGGCATTCTTCGGGTGCGAGGCCGACATCGTTAGCTACAACGCGGTGTTGAAGGGATTGTGTATGGCCGAGCGGTGGGGAGATGTGGAGGAGCTCATGGATGAGATGGTTAGGGTGGACTGCGCGCCCAATATCGTGACGTTCAACACCCTGATTGGTTATTTGTGCCGGAATGGGTTGTTTGAGCGGGTGCATGAGGTCCTTGCACAGATGTCGGAACACGGATGCACACCTGACATCAGAATGTACGCGACTATCATCGATGGGATCTGCAAGGAAGGGCATCTGGAGGTTGCGAATGAGATTTTGAATAGGATGCCTTCGTATGGTCTCAAGCCTAATGTTGTTTGCTACAACACCGTGTTGAAAGGCCTGTGCAGTGCTGAGCGGTGGAAGGAAGCTGAGGAATTACTGTCTGAGATGTTTCAGAAGGACTGCCCCCTTGATGATGTGACATTCAATATTCTTGTTGATTTCTTTTGCCAAAATGGGTTGGTCGACAGGGTGATTGAACTTCTTGAGCAAATGTTGAGCCATGGATGCATGCCGGATGTCATCACATACACAACTGTAATCAATGGATTTTGCAAAGAAGGGCTTATCGATGAAGCTGTCATGTTGCTTAAAAGCATGTCATCATGTGGATGCAAGCCAAATACTGTCAGTTATACTATTGTACTAAAAGGTTTGTGCAGCGCCGGGAGATGGGTAGATGCTGAGGAACTGatgtctcaaatgattcaaCAAGGTTGTCCTCCAAATCCTGTTACATTTAATACACTAATCAATTTCTTGTGCAAAAAAGGGTTGGTTGAGCAGGCCATTGAACTTCTTAAGCAGATGCTAGTGAATGGATGCAGTCCTGACTTGATTAGTTATAGTACGGTGATTGATGGACTTGGCAAAGCTGGCAAGACGGAGGAAGCACTCGAGCTACTAAATGTGATGGTCAATAAAGGGATCAGCCCAAATACAATAATTTATTCATCAATAGCTTGTGCTCTATCTAGAGAAGGCAGAGTTAACAAGGTTATTCAGATGTTTGACAACATTAAAGATACCACAATAAGGTCTGATGCAGTGCTCTACAATGCTGTTATTTCTTCGCTTTGTAAAAGATGGGAAACTGATCGTGCTATCGATTTCTTTGCTTATATGGTGTCAAATGGATGCATGCCCAATGAATCTACCTACACTATGCTTATTAAGGGTTTAGCTAGCGAGGGATTAGCAAAGGAGGCTCAAGAGTTGCTGAGCGAGTTGTGCTCTAGGGGAGCTCTAAGGAAGCACTTGATGAGGCATTTTGGAATTGTATGA